The Pseudomonas azadiae genome includes a window with the following:
- a CDS encoding DMT family transporter has protein sequence MHLPSDRITYLKLAAVTMIWGGTFVAGRYLSEAVDPLLAASLRFVLASLALLGFLGFARIPLARPSLPQMMHLAMLGFFGIFFYNLCFFYGLQYINASRASLIVALNPAVIALASWWLFKERLNGGKITGIALCLTGAALVIVSRNPQVLSEATGTWRGDLLIVGCVAGWGVYSLLSRELNQSLGPLQTVTWSILLGTLMLSVVTLVMGRFSLEAMGRLHSPQVLSLMYLGVLGSALAYIGYYDGIRQIGATRAGVFIALNPLTAVICGAVLLGEQLTLPMMVGGAVILSGICLCNKPLAQAKAMGI, from the coding sequence GTGCATTTACCTTCGGACCGCATCACTTACCTGAAGCTGGCCGCCGTCACCATGATCTGGGGCGGGACGTTCGTGGCCGGTCGCTACCTGAGCGAGGCAGTCGACCCCTTGCTGGCGGCCAGCCTGCGGTTTGTGCTGGCCAGCCTGGCGTTGCTCGGGTTCCTGGGGTTCGCGCGCATCCCCTTGGCTCGCCCGAGTCTCCCGCAGATGATGCACCTGGCGATGCTGGGTTTCTTCGGCATCTTTTTTTACAACCTGTGTTTCTTCTATGGGTTGCAGTACATCAACGCATCCCGGGCCTCACTGATCGTGGCGCTGAACCCCGCAGTCATCGCACTGGCGTCATGGTGGTTATTCAAGGAACGCCTGAATGGCGGCAAGATCACGGGTATTGCGTTATGTCTGACGGGCGCTGCCCTGGTCATCGTCAGTCGCAACCCCCAGGTGCTGAGCGAAGCAACCGGCACCTGGCGTGGGGATCTGCTGATTGTCGGCTGCGTAGCGGGGTGGGGCGTCTACTCGTTGCTTTCCCGCGAACTGAACCAGAGCCTCGGGCCGTTGCAGACGGTGACCTGGTCGATACTGTTGGGCACCCTGATGCTTAGCGTCGTCACGCTGGTCATGGGGCGTTTCAGCCTGGAGGCCATGGGCCGCCTGCATTCCCCCCAAGTACTCAGCCTGATGTACCTCGGTGTGCTGGGTTCGGCGCTGGCTTATATCGGCTATTACGATGGCATCCGCCAAATCGGCGCGACACGCGCCGGCGTGTTTATTGCGCTGAACCCGCTCACGGCCGTGATCTGTGGTGCCGTGCTGCTGGGCGAACAGTTGACCCTGCCCATGATGGTTGGCGGTGCCGTGATCCTGTCGGGTATCTGCCTGTGCAACAAACCCCTTGCGCAGGCCAAGGCAATGGGGATTTGA
- a CDS encoding EAL domain-containing protein → MPLTVNGPRKRATRYLITCLSTLLPIALGVVILHWQAERTLQQSTAQSAQEAVRQFDLMLDNTALAAQALLPLAGQPCDNGAQLALREQVTRRPFVRATTLSWQKNIYCSSLFGGDYEQPVNPDDYVDGNLWLMNGNPVTPGTALLVYRLADGDKAAFASIDGYHLANTLRLISRYAHVVLQVGPNWLGADGEVHGGAVPVFAVADHQLASERYHYRVEAGMPAGEVWRYMQARYPALFSLVMLFSVLAGLLAHWLQQRSSAPTHELQRALGANEFIPYFQPVVCGDTREWAGCEVLMRWQHPKEGLVRPDLFIPLAEHSGLIVPMTRALLRQTAAQLAPHAAHLRPGFHIGVNITARHCQDLALVDDCREFLGAFPIGQVTLVLELTERELIVPTDITRRLFDTLHQMGVMIAIDDFGTGHSSLGYLRNFNVDYLKIDQSFVAMIGADALSRHILDSIIELSGKLDLGIVAEGVETVEQCEYLAAQGVDFMQGYLFGRPLPCEEFIKSLGSH, encoded by the coding sequence ATGCCCCTGACCGTCAACGGCCCGCGAAAACGCGCCACTCGTTACTTGATCACCTGCTTGAGTACCTTACTGCCGATTGCGCTCGGGGTGGTCATCTTGCACTGGCAAGCCGAACGCACCCTGCAACAAAGCACCGCCCAGAGCGCCCAGGAAGCGGTGCGCCAATTCGACCTGATGCTCGACAACACCGCTCTCGCCGCCCAGGCGCTCCTGCCTCTGGCTGGACAGCCCTGCGATAACGGGGCGCAGTTGGCCCTTCGCGAACAAGTCACACGCCGGCCATTCGTACGCGCTACGACCCTGTCCTGGCAAAAAAACATCTACTGCAGCTCGTTGTTTGGCGGCGACTATGAGCAGCCGGTCAATCCGGATGATTACGTGGATGGCAACTTATGGCTGATGAATGGCAACCCGGTGACGCCGGGCACCGCCCTGCTGGTTTATCGGCTAGCGGACGGTGATAAGGCGGCTTTTGCGTCCATTGATGGTTATCACCTGGCCAATACCCTGCGCCTGATCAGCCGTTATGCCCACGTCGTGCTGCAAGTCGGTCCGAATTGGCTGGGGGCTGATGGCGAGGTGCATGGCGGCGCTGTGCCAGTATTTGCGGTCGCCGATCATCAGTTGGCGTCCGAGCGCTACCACTACCGTGTCGAAGCGGGCATGCCGGCCGGTGAAGTGTGGCGGTATATGCAGGCCCGATACCCGGCACTGTTCAGCCTGGTGATGTTGTTCAGCGTGCTGGCGGGCCTGTTGGCGCATTGGCTGCAACAGCGCTCATCGGCACCGACCCATGAACTGCAACGGGCGCTGGGCGCCAACGAGTTCATCCCTTACTTCCAACCGGTGGTGTGCGGCGACACCCGTGAATGGGCCGGCTGCGAGGTGCTGATGCGCTGGCAGCACCCGAAGGAGGGGCTGGTGCGCCCCGACCTGTTTATTCCGCTGGCCGAGCACTCGGGCCTGATCGTGCCGATGACCCGCGCGCTGTTGCGCCAGACCGCCGCGCAATTGGCCCCCCATGCGGCGCACCTGCGCCCTGGGTTCCATATCGGCGTGAATATCACCGCCCGTCATTGCCAGGACCTGGCGTTGGTGGATGACTGCCGTGAGTTTCTCGGCGCGTTTCCCATAGGCCAAGTGACCCTGGTGCTGGAATTGACCGAGCGCGAACTGATCGTGCCCACCGACATCACGCGTCGCCTGTTCGACACGCTGCATCAAATGGGCGTGATGATTGCGATTGATGACTTTGGCACCGGCCACTCAAGCCTGGGTTACTTGCGCAACTTCAATGTGGACTATTTGAAGATCGACCAGAGTTTTGTCGCCATGATCGGTGCCGATGCACTCTCTCGGCATATTCTGGACAGCATCATAGAACTGTCCGGCAAGCTCGACTTGGGCATCGTTGCAGAGGGTGTGGAAACCGTTGAACAGTGCGAATACCTGGCCGCGCAAGGCGTGGATTTCATGCAGGGCTACCTGTTCGGCAGGCCGTTGCCGTGCGAAGAGTTTATTAAATCCCTGGGCAGCCATTGA
- a CDS encoding histone-like nucleoid-structuring protein, MvaT/MvaU family — translation MSRLAEFRAAEKALQEQLAQLESLKNDAGLKKEIEFEEKLQALMKSYGKGLRDIISILDPNPGKSNASAAAAPKQRRARVVKVYQNPHTGELIETKGGNHRGLKAWKEEYGAATVDSWLRG, via the coding sequence TTGTCCAGACTCGCCGAATTTCGCGCAGCAGAAAAAGCCCTTCAAGAGCAGCTTGCGCAGCTGGAATCCCTGAAGAACGACGCTGGCCTGAAGAAAGAAATCGAATTCGAAGAAAAGCTTCAAGCCCTGATGAAGTCCTACGGCAAAGGCCTGCGCGACATCATTTCCATCCTTGATCCAAACCCGGGCAAGTCCAACGCCAGCGCCGCTGCCGCCCCAAAACAGCGCCGCGCACGTGTGGTCAAGGTTTACCAGAACCCGCACACCGGTGAGCTGATCGAAACCAAAGGCGGCAACCATCGCGGCCTCAAGGCGTGGAAAGAAGAGTACGGTGCCGCCACCGTGGATTCCTGGCTTCGCGGCTGA
- a CDS encoding LysR family transcriptional regulator, with protein sequence MTLTQLEIFSLVAELQGFTSAAHRLGISQSAVSHAIKGLEQELGVALFRRHQAQVELSDIGAQLLGRARAMLGLANTLQQEAADARGMKRGTLRIGSFGPTASARLLPKILGRFRLEYPGIEVHVDEGPDRQVIQWLDERRIDIGFVVLEQERFDTFALFEDQMVALLPAGHRLAACEQVSLKDLCDDPFALTEAGSTELVVRLFNEARLTPNVRYRCSQLLSTLETVSRGDAVSVVAQASLPVAGDPRYVQRALSPRVPRRVGLAVLDRRQSSPATLAFIRIAQGLAL encoded by the coding sequence ATGACCTTGACCCAACTCGAAATCTTTTCCCTGGTCGCCGAACTGCAAGGTTTCACCAGCGCGGCACACCGCCTGGGTATCAGCCAATCGGCGGTGTCCCATGCAATCAAGGGCCTGGAGCAGGAGCTGGGCGTTGCGCTGTTCAGGCGTCACCAGGCCCAGGTGGAACTCAGTGATATTGGCGCGCAGTTGCTGGGCCGCGCCCGGGCCATGCTTGGCCTGGCCAACACCTTGCAGCAGGAAGCGGCGGATGCGCGCGGCATGAAACGCGGCACGCTGCGCATCGGTTCTTTCGGCCCGACCGCCTCGGCCCGCCTGCTGCCGAAAATCCTCGGCCGGTTTCGGCTGGAATACCCTGGGATCGAAGTGCATGTGGACGAGGGGCCGGACAGGCAAGTCATCCAGTGGCTCGACGAGCGCCGTATCGACATCGGCTTTGTGGTGCTGGAACAGGAACGCTTCGACACCTTCGCGCTGTTCGAAGACCAGATGGTTGCGCTGTTGCCGGCCGGGCATCGGCTGGCGGCGTGCGAGCAGGTGAGCCTCAAGGACCTGTGCGACGACCCGTTCGCGCTGACCGAGGCCGGCTCCACTGAACTGGTGGTGCGTCTGTTCAACGAGGCGCGGTTGACGCCGAACGTGCGTTATCGCTGCTCGCAGTTATTGAGCACTCTGGAGACCGTCAGCCGGGGCGATGCCGTGAGTGTGGTGGCGCAGGCATCCTTGCCGGTGGCGGGCGATCCGCGTTATGTGCAGCGTGCGCTATCACCCCGAGTGCCGCGTCGGGTTGGCCTGGCCGTGCTCGACCGGCGCCAGTCTTCGCCGGCGACGCTTGCCTTTATTCGTATTGCCCAGGGCCTGGCGCTGTAG
- a CDS encoding dermonecrotic toxin domain-containing protein has translation MRNVHSTGHSEPVDQARKKFVDDSETEYLGNTLSAKGYQLTKAALSPNKPGSPGVQVSTFAVDGAQSNDMIMIKRVPPTEEGPNFILYMPEDDVTSFHEFNNAQEMTDWLKEVANDPTERKRFTKHFANDQAPKQEERVNQKFGMFADGDINAVVGSFGYEKGDIFERLNKDASIPPVQVDGLVRTQLYKLEPDGKAFYVGYRPDGEAIVYCYDAYGNLQGGGQKKDGKGRRFYFVQNGLNENKPLEPMTFNEFRKKITSVSMDNVGANNLNGLYDEFLKQLRSPGHGLATALKALGVPEDIAHSIETILKDPVKGTLLELNRDNRIGKLFGVDQQEMDAVLESAGNQAQNKIPYYGKWRKRLDNTANVIEKVAGTPEVPTTEVRT, from the coding sequence GTGCGCAATGTCCATTCAACCGGTCATTCAGAACCGGTCGATCAGGCGCGTAAAAAGTTTGTCGATGACAGTGAAACCGAGTATTTGGGCAACACACTCAGCGCCAAAGGGTATCAACTGACGAAGGCCGCGCTGTCACCCAACAAACCGGGAAGTCCAGGGGTGCAGGTCTCGACATTTGCCGTTGATGGTGCTCAGTCCAACGACATGATAATGATCAAGCGGGTGCCGCCTACAGAAGAGGGGCCTAATTTCATCCTGTACATGCCGGAAGACGACGTGACCTCGTTTCATGAGTTCAATAATGCGCAGGAGATGACGGACTGGCTCAAAGAAGTGGCCAATGACCCGACTGAGCGCAAGCGATTTACAAAGCATTTTGCCAATGATCAAGCGCCCAAGCAGGAGGAGCGGGTCAACCAGAAATTCGGTATGTTCGCTGATGGCGATATCAATGCAGTGGTGGGAAGTTTTGGTTATGAGAAGGGGGATATCTTCGAGCGTTTAAACAAAGACGCTTCGATCCCACCCGTTCAGGTCGACGGGCTGGTACGAACGCAGCTTTATAAACTGGAGCCAGATGGCAAGGCGTTTTATGTCGGATATCGGCCAGATGGAGAAGCCATCGTCTATTGCTACGACGCTTATGGAAACTTGCAAGGCGGCGGCCAAAAAAAGGACGGCAAGGGACGCAGATTTTATTTCGTTCAAAATGGGTTGAACGAAAACAAGCCGCTTGAACCCATGACGTTCAATGAGTTCCGCAAAAAAATAACCAGTGTTTCCATGGACAATGTGGGTGCGAATAATCTAAACGGTCTTTACGACGAATTCCTGAAGCAACTCAGAAGTCCTGGGCATGGCCTCGCCACCGCGTTGAAAGCGCTGGGCGTTCCTGAAGACATAGCGCACTCCATCGAAACCATCTTGAAAGACCCCGTCAAAGGAACGTTGCTTGAATTGAATCGCGACAATCGTATCGGCAAGCTGTTTGGTGTCGATCAGCAAGAGATGGATGCCGTGCTGGAAAGCGCAGGCAACCAAGCTCAAAACAAGATCCCCTATTACGGTAAGTGGCGAAAGAGGTTGGACAATACCGCCAACGTCATTGAAAAAGTTGCCGGCACACCTGAAGTGCCGACAACCGAAGTCAGGACCTGA
- the rarD gene encoding EamA family transporter RarD translates to MSKGVVLSVLASVLFAVMYYFTSLLTPLSGLDIFGWRMLLTVPCMTVFMLVSGEWRRVWELLRMLAAKPRLIGGVLVSSALLGVQLWLFMWAPLNGRSLDVSMGYFLLPLTMVLTGRLVYGERLSRLQQIAVVFAALGVLNELYQAGGFSWATLVVIIGYPVYFVVRKYLSTDHLGGLWLDMALMLPLAWWFVQSGEQGFAVLDGHPKLYALIPMLGLISASALVSYIIASRLLAFSLFGLLSYVEPVLLLGVALLLGEGIEGGQWLTYIPIWLAVMVLVYEGFKHLVRQRRA, encoded by the coding sequence GTGTCTAAAGGTGTTGTGTTATCGGTCTTGGCCTCGGTGTTGTTTGCCGTGATGTATTACTTCACATCACTGCTTACGCCCCTGAGTGGCCTGGACATTTTCGGCTGGCGCATGTTGCTCACCGTGCCCTGCATGACGGTGTTCATGCTCGTCAGCGGCGAGTGGCGCAGGGTTTGGGAACTGCTGCGCATGCTCGCGGCCAAGCCACGGCTGATCGGCGGCGTACTGGTGTCGTCGGCCTTGCTCGGCGTGCAGCTGTGGTTGTTCATGTGGGCGCCGCTCAATGGGCGCAGCCTGGACGTGTCCATGGGGTATTTCCTGCTGCCGTTGACCATGGTGCTCACCGGGCGCCTCGTCTACGGCGAGCGCCTGTCGCGGCTGCAACAGATCGCCGTGGTGTTCGCCGCGCTGGGCGTGTTGAACGAGCTGTATCAGGCCGGTGGTTTTTCCTGGGCAACACTGGTGGTGATCATCGGCTACCCGGTGTATTTCGTGGTGCGTAAATACCTGAGCACCGACCATTTGGGTGGGCTATGGCTGGACATGGCGTTGATGCTGCCGCTGGCCTGGTGGTTTGTACAAAGCGGCGAACAAGGCTTTGCCGTACTGGATGGGCATCCAAAGCTCTATGCATTGATTCCCATGCTGGGCCTTATCAGTGCCTCGGCGCTGGTGAGTTATATCATTGCCAGTCGCTTGTTGGCGTTCAGCCTGTTCGGGCTGCTGAGCTATGTGGAGCCGGTATTGCTGCTGGGCGTGGCGCTGCTGTTGGGCGAAGGGATCGAGGGCGGACAGTGGCTGACCTATATTCCGATCTGGCTGGCGGTGATGGTGCTGGTGTATGAGGGGTTCAAGCATTTGGTGCGTCAGCGCCGGGCTTGA
- the hppD gene encoding 4-hydroxyphenylpyruvate dioxygenase → MADLYENPMGLMGFEFIEFASPTPGTLEPIFEIMGFTKVASHRSKNVHLYRQGEINLILNNEPNSIASYFAAEHGPSVCGMAFRVKDSQQAYNRALELGAQPIHIDTGPMELNLPAIKGIGGAPLYLIDRFGEGSSIYDIDFVYLEGVERNPQGAGLKVIDHLTHNVYRGRMAYWANFYEKLFNFREARYFDIKGEYTGLTSKAMSAPDGMIRIPLNEESSKGAGQIEEFLMQFNGEGIQHVAFLTDDLIKTWDALKKIGMRFMTAPPDTYYEMLEGRLPNHGEPVDQLQSRGILLDGSSVAGDKRLLLQIFSETLMGPVFFEFIQRKGDDGFGEGNFKALFESIERDQVRRGVLTAD, encoded by the coding sequence ATGGCAGATCTATACGAAAACCCAATGGGCCTGATGGGCTTTGAATTTATCGAATTCGCATCGCCAACCCCAGGCACCCTGGAGCCGATCTTCGAGATCATGGGCTTCACGAAAGTCGCCAGCCACCGCTCGAAGAATGTGCACCTGTACCGTCAGGGCGAGATCAACCTGATCCTCAACAACGAACCCAACAGTATCGCCTCTTACTTCGCCGCCGAGCACGGCCCGTCGGTGTGCGGCATGGCGTTCCGCGTCAAGGACTCGCAACAAGCCTACAACCGTGCTCTTGAACTGGGTGCACAGCCGATCCACATCGACACCGGCCCGATGGAACTCAACCTGCCGGCGATCAAGGGCATCGGCGGTGCGCCGCTGTACCTGATCGACCGTTTCGGCGAAGGCAGTTCGATCTATGACATCGACTTCGTGTACCTCGAAGGCGTGGAGCGCAACCCGCAAGGTGCCGGCCTCAAGGTCATCGACCACCTCACCCACAACGTCTATCGCGGGCGCATGGCCTATTGGGCCAACTTCTACGAGAAGCTGTTCAACTTCCGTGAAGCGCGCTACTTCGATATCAAGGGCGAGTACACCGGCCTGACCTCCAAGGCCATGAGCGCGCCGGATGGCATGATCCGCATCCCCTTGAACGAAGAGTCGTCCAAGGGCGCCGGGCAGATCGAAGAGTTCCTGATGCAGTTCAATGGCGAGGGGATCCAGCACGTAGCGTTCCTCACCGACGACCTGATCAAAACCTGGGACGCGCTGAAGAAGATCGGCATGCGCTTCATGACCGCGCCACCAGACACTTACTACGAAATGCTCGAAGGCCGCCTGCCGAACCATGGCGAGCCAGTGGATCAATTGCAATCGCGCGGCATCCTGCTGGACGGCTCGTCGGTTGCCGGTGACAAGCGCCTGCTGCTGCAGATCTTCTCGGAAACCCTGATGGGCCCGGTGTTCTTCGAATTCATTCAGCGTAAAGGCGACGACGGGTTTGGCGAGGGCAACTTCAAGGCGCTGTTCGAGTCGATCGAGCGCGACCAGGTGCGTCGTGGTGTACTGACCGCCGATTGA